Proteins from one Stegostoma tigrinum isolate sSteTig4 unplaced genomic scaffold, sSteTig4.hap1 scaffold_237, whole genome shotgun sequence genomic window:
- the LOC132207983 gene encoding uncharacterized protein LOC132207983 isoform X1 yields MWQGSVWLSPLGLLAVEAVGGAMRSSAVGGVPSAVGGVPSAVGVSGEAAAAAVRVVCEVLYLEVEVVSAAAVPEVVSPAEADVTSSVGSPAVSSWSMAAGQTTSGEDVRDFSKVLKNKFRSKKYFAKHPRLGYLPVQTVLEGENLETGSVGVAHSATRL; encoded by the exons atgtggcagggctcagtgtggctgtctcctctggggttgctggctgtggaggctgtgggcggagcgatgaggtcgtcggccgtgggcggggttccgtcggccgtgggcggggttccgtcggcggttggtgTATCGGGggaggcggcagcagctgcggtgagggtggtgtgtgaggtgttgtacctggaagtggaggtggtgagtgcagcagcggttccggaagtggtgtcgccggcggaggcggatgtgacgtcatcggtggggtctccggccgtgtcttcatggtcaatggcggcggggcag acaacatcaggtgaagatgtgcgtgattttagcaaggtgctgaaaaataagttcagatcaaagaaatactttgccaaacatcctcgcttgggttatttaccagtacaaacagttctagaaggcgagaaccttgagac